A portion of the Desulfosoma caldarium genome contains these proteins:
- the pglZ gene encoding BREX-3 system phosphatase PglZ, whose translation MSSDITPSSSPAAESWRSHILREFTPKVARLTLVADPDELLTEETMFVTLRERGFDLIRFEDPIEFRYAYESRYRSKWDRFLDSRDLVVILSTQSSSLITLPYDLLQAGRKLSFNLGDIFPNLSYPVVAVLDRGDLDVLYEAQKKHAPGQLGDNATKDFVLRHVFEIAPELVKQPSDLLRVLLRLHYRGQRIPAGLVKRFIQLLRQNNAFGDWPLDTLVADREAFFAFLQERWPIFLDRVAAKETSGLPLNASAQGGVCEDGMPYGLSIKGPIELPFDHHDIRVYIDNLFVEGLLHCVPHDHADALSKTWVGIGVRTAPIQDRSRRLSKLIDSLEASIPAEDAKHTEWFHFARGWAELKVMSSDEDWGLSEAGLPKIKELTQKVDERFMAWTQRRYAGLIQLPPNPPVMLHHVPRFLANSISSPHHSSPEPKLALVVIDGLAMDQWLVVREALASKQPGLRFREQAVFAWIPSLTSVSRQATFAGKAPIFFPNSIHTTDKEPALWAQFWADQGLTANEVVYLKGLGDGSLEVVSEALSHPKARVAGLVVDKVDKILHGMQMGTAGMHNQVSQWAKQPYLNTLLNLLLDRGFRIFLTSDHGNVEAEGCGRPSEGAAADLRGERVRVYTDAALRGEVKQKFPDAMEWNPVGLPEDYLALLAPARKAFVQEMQRTVCHGGISVEELIVPLVEIERRTEC comes from the coding sequence ATGAGCTCCGACATCACTCCGTCCTCATCGCCTGCCGCAGAATCATGGCGAAGCCATATTTTACGGGAGTTTACCCCGAAGGTCGCCCGACTCACCCTGGTGGCCGACCCAGACGAATTGTTAACTGAAGAGACAATGTTCGTAACTCTTCGTGAAAGAGGATTCGATCTGATTCGGTTTGAGGATCCCATCGAATTTCGATATGCGTACGAATCACGTTACCGTTCAAAATGGGACCGTTTTTTAGATAGTAGAGATCTTGTTGTCATCCTTAGCACGCAGTCCTCATCACTCATCACTCTTCCTTACGATCTTCTGCAAGCCGGTCGAAAACTCTCCTTTAACCTAGGCGACATCTTCCCTAACCTCAGTTACCCTGTTGTGGCCGTTCTGGACCGAGGGGACCTCGATGTCCTATATGAAGCGCAGAAAAAACATGCCCCTGGCCAGTTGGGCGACAACGCGACCAAGGATTTCGTCCTTCGCCACGTCTTTGAAATCGCGCCCGAGTTGGTCAAACAACCATCGGACCTCTTGCGGGTCCTGCTGCGCCTTCACTACCGCGGACAGAGGATCCCGGCTGGCCTTGTCAAACGATTCATCCAGCTACTGCGACAGAACAATGCCTTCGGCGATTGGCCTCTTGACACGCTCGTTGCAGACCGGGAGGCATTCTTCGCGTTCCTTCAGGAACGCTGGCCGATCTTCCTTGACCGTGTAGCAGCCAAAGAGACATCCGGCCTGCCTTTGAATGCCTCGGCGCAGGGAGGCGTTTGTGAGGACGGCATGCCCTACGGTTTGTCCATTAAGGGCCCCATCGAACTTCCCTTCGACCACCATGACATTCGAGTCTACATAGACAACCTGTTCGTCGAGGGACTTCTGCACTGCGTTCCACACGATCATGCAGACGCCCTTTCCAAAACCTGGGTGGGAATCGGCGTTCGAACTGCCCCAATCCAGGACAGATCTCGTCGCCTGAGCAAGCTCATCGACAGCCTAGAGGCATCTATTCCGGCCGAGGATGCTAAGCACACGGAGTGGTTCCACTTTGCCCGCGGATGGGCAGAACTTAAGGTGATGAGTAGTGACGAGGACTGGGGGCTGAGTGAAGCAGGATTACCAAAGATAAAGGAACTTACCCAAAAGGTCGATGAGCGCTTCATGGCCTGGACTCAAAGACGTTATGCAGGACTCATCCAGTTGCCACCGAACCCACCGGTCATGCTCCACCATGTCCCGCGCTTTCTGGCCAACTCAATATCCAGTCCCCATCACTCATCGCCCGAACCAAAGCTCGCTTTGGTCGTGATCGACGGCCTTGCCATGGACCAATGGCTGGTGGTCCGGGAAGCACTTGCCTCCAAACAGCCCGGACTGCGATTCCGGGAGCAGGCGGTCTTTGCCTGGATTCCTTCGCTCACCTCCGTTTCGCGCCAAGCAACCTTTGCCGGCAAGGCTCCCATCTTTTTCCCGAACAGTATCCACACCACGGACAAGGAACCCGCTCTCTGGGCGCAGTTCTGGGCGGACCAGGGACTTACGGCCAACGAGGTCGTGTATCTCAAGGGCTTGGGCGACGGCAGTTTAGAAGTCGTTTCTGAGGCACTTTCACATCCCAAGGCAAGGGTCGCCGGGCTGGTTGTGGACAAGGTCGACAAAATCCTGCACGGGATGCAAATGGGCACCGCCGGCATGCACAACCAGGTGTCCCAGTGGGCCAAACAGCCGTACCTGAACACACTGCTCAATCTGCTCTTGGATCGAGGCTTCCGTATCTTTCTGACTTCTGATCATGGAAACGTGGAGGCGGAAGGTTGCGGCCGTCCATCTGAAGGGGCTGCGGCGGACCTGCGCGGCGAACGAGTCCGCGTCTATACTGACGCCGCCCTTCGTGGAGAAGTGAAACAAAAATTTCCGGATGCGATGGAATGGAACCCCGTTGGTCTACCGGAGGACTACCTCGCCCTACTGGCTCCTGCTCGAAAAGCGTTCGTTCAAGAAATGCAGCGGACTGTGTGTCACGGCGGCATTTCGGTGGAGGAATTGATCGTGCCTTTGGTTGAGATCGAGAGGAGGACTGAGTGTTGA
- a CDS encoding four helix bundle protein, whose translation MQRAAVSIVSNISKGFERGHPRELHHSLSIAKASCAEVPLQRRVAVDAGYLDEANFQSLMRSAKKIGKIIGGLRVSVERRRKAP comes from the coding sequence ATGCAACGCGCAGCCGTGTCTATCGTGTCGAACATTTCAAAAGGATTTGAACGAGGTCATCCAAGAGAGCTTCACCATTCGCTTTCTATCGCCAAGGCATCATGCGCAGAAGTGCCATTGCAACGCCGTGTTGCCGTGGATGCTGGATATCTTGACGAAGCCAACTTTCAATCGCTCATGCGGTCGGCCAAGAAAATCGGAAAAATCATTGGCGGTCTGCGGGTGTCCGTCGAACGGAGGCGGAAGGCACCATGA
- a CDS encoding DEAD/DEAH box helicase, whose amino-acid sequence MEGMNAGWYYSPDHGQVCQVIETQTLWGETTCRVWLPGRDSVVRISASRLKPLENAVTGSPNDIAYIAAAARVADVLTQELSACGARAGVLLAPIESAVIPLPHQIRALSRAMSGDRVRYLLADEVGLGKTIEAGLILRELKLRGLVKRTLVIAPKGLVTQWIAEMATHFGEQFYAVLSDDYRTLKQISAIHRTEGQGLRTDNERGNSVLSTPSIALHRDTGNPFQMLDQVVVSMDSVKPTTRSGGAAARERFEDLISAGWDLVIVDEAHRLGGSTDQVARFKLGQGLSEAAPYLLLLSATPHQGKTDAFHRLVSLLDAQEFPDVASVTRDRVQPYVIRTEKRRAIDAEGKPLFKPRRTQLAPVSWKERHRYQQLLYEAVTEYVREGYNQAIREKRSYIGFLMILMQRLVVSSTSAIKTALERRLAVLSNKDAGLSQRSWFNDDSFGQSSALSPEDFYDLDGQEQVDVLLRTRLKALKNERAEVKLLLDAAAFCEQCGPDAKAEALLEWLYRLQSEESDPELKVLVFTEFVPTQEMLRQFLIDRGFSVVCLNGSMDMEARKRVQDAFAKDARILISTDAGGEGLNLQFCHVVINYDIPWNPMRLEQRIGRVDRIGQTHEVRAVNFVFENSVEHRILEVLEEKLAVIFEEFGIDKTGDVLDSAQAGHMFDEMYLEAILNPEKVEESVESVVAHLQEQARQARTAASILGATEDLQPGEAQRLLSHPLPYWIETMTVSWLRSRGDALRGLRTESGKAKTGAEVIARDGKHTIWRLTWPDGHVAEGAFTHPSSLSRHASILGLDDPRIRALTMRLPRFTPGQPIPVVSIPGIPSEITGYWSLWQISILYDSALRSQHSALTRERRMLPLFLADNGRVYMPTARHIWDQLLAENIKIRSFLDPEVSHSTFKKLQNAAEEHGKPVYEALVQEYLGRIARERERADYAFAARRRTAQRIGLPQVRNYRLNLLAQEERSFHEQLDQKAHALPELSPLIVIRVESSGSYE is encoded by the coding sequence ATGGAAGGAATGAATGCGGGGTGGTACTACAGCCCGGACCACGGGCAGGTTTGTCAGGTCATCGAAACCCAGACGCTCTGGGGCGAGACAACCTGCCGCGTCTGGCTGCCCGGCCGCGACTCCGTGGTCCGCATTTCGGCTTCAAGGCTTAAGCCCTTGGAAAACGCAGTCACCGGGTCGCCGAACGATATCGCCTACATCGCTGCTGCCGCACGGGTGGCCGATGTCCTGACCCAGGAGCTGTCTGCGTGCGGCGCACGGGCAGGCGTCTTGCTCGCGCCCATTGAGTCTGCCGTCATCCCGCTGCCGCACCAGATCCGGGCCCTGTCCCGAGCCATGAGCGGCGACCGGGTGCGCTATCTCCTGGCGGACGAGGTCGGCCTGGGTAAGACCATCGAGGCCGGCCTCATTCTGCGGGAACTCAAACTTCGCGGGCTGGTCAAGCGGACGCTGGTCATCGCCCCAAAAGGATTGGTCACCCAGTGGATTGCCGAGATGGCCACTCACTTTGGAGAACAGTTTTACGCCGTTCTTTCTGATGATTATCGGACCCTAAAGCAAATTTCGGCCATCCACCGGACTGAGGGACAAGGACTGAGGACTGACAATGAACGGGGCAACTCAGTTCTCAGCACTCCGTCCATAGCACTTCACCGCGACACAGGAAATCCTTTCCAGATGCTGGACCAAGTCGTGGTTTCCATGGATTCCGTCAAACCGACCACAAGAAGCGGCGGCGCAGCGGCACGCGAACGGTTCGAGGACCTGATCTCCGCCGGCTGGGACTTGGTCATTGTGGACGAAGCACACCGTCTTGGCGGTAGCACCGATCAAGTGGCCCGATTCAAGTTGGGTCAGGGCCTCTCCGAGGCGGCGCCATATTTGTTGCTGCTTTCGGCCACTCCGCACCAGGGTAAAACCGACGCCTTTCATCGGTTGGTTTCCTTGCTCGACGCCCAGGAGTTTCCGGACGTGGCCAGCGTGACACGGGACCGAGTTCAACCCTATGTGATCCGGACTGAAAAACGCCGCGCCATCGATGCCGAAGGAAAGCCTTTGTTCAAACCGAGGCGCACTCAGCTTGCACCGGTCTCCTGGAAAGAGCGGCATCGCTATCAGCAGCTTCTCTACGAAGCGGTCACCGAGTATGTTCGGGAAGGTTACAACCAGGCCATTCGAGAGAAGCGTAGCTACATCGGCTTTCTGATGATCCTGATGCAGCGCCTGGTGGTCTCCAGCACAAGCGCAATCAAGACGGCGCTGGAGCGCCGCCTCGCTGTTCTAAGCAATAAAGACGCAGGACTGAGCCAAAGGTCATGGTTTAACGACGACTCTTTCGGTCAGTCCTCAGCCCTCAGTCCTGAAGACTTCTACGACTTGGACGGCCAGGAGCAAGTCGACGTGCTGCTCCGCACACGCCTGAAGGCGCTCAAGAACGAGCGCGCCGAGGTCAAGCTGCTCTTGGATGCCGCGGCCTTTTGTGAGCAGTGTGGCCCGGATGCCAAAGCCGAGGCGCTGCTCGAGTGGCTCTACCGCCTCCAGTCCGAAGAGAGCGATCCGGAGCTTAAGGTGCTGGTGTTTACCGAGTTTGTTCCCACCCAGGAAATGCTGCGTCAGTTCCTGATCGATCGCGGATTTTCGGTTGTCTGCCTAAACGGATCCATGGACATGGAAGCGCGGAAGCGAGTCCAGGATGCATTCGCCAAGGATGCCCGCATTCTCATCTCCACCGACGCCGGCGGGGAAGGTTTAAACCTCCAGTTCTGTCACGTGGTGATCAACTACGACATTCCCTGGAACCCGATGCGCCTCGAACAGCGGATTGGCCGGGTGGATCGTATTGGCCAGACTCATGAGGTGCGCGCGGTGAACTTCGTCTTCGAGAATTCAGTTGAGCACCGGATCCTTGAGGTACTGGAAGAAAAGCTTGCTGTAATTTTCGAGGAGTTCGGCATTGATAAGACCGGCGACGTCCTCGACTCGGCCCAGGCGGGCCACATGTTCGACGAGATGTACCTAGAGGCGATTCTCAACCCCGAAAAGGTGGAGGAATCTGTGGAGAGCGTGGTTGCCCACTTACAGGAGCAGGCTCGCCAGGCGCGCACGGCCGCATCCATCCTTGGCGCGACCGAGGATTTGCAGCCTGGAGAAGCTCAGCGACTGCTGAGCCACCCCTTGCCCTACTGGATCGAAACCATGACAGTGTCATGGCTTCGATCCAGGGGTGATGCGTTACGAGGCCTGAGGACTGAGTCGGGAAAAGCAAAAACAGGAGCGGAGGTCATCGCAAGAGATGGCAAACACACTATTTGGCGCCTTACCTGGCCTGATGGTCACGTCGCAGAGGGTGCTTTCACTCATCCCTCATCACTCAGTCGTCATGCCTCCATTCTAGGTCTCGATGACCCACGCATTCGCGCTTTGACCATGCGGCTCCCGCGTTTTACGCCGGGGCAGCCCATCCCCGTCGTCTCAATCCCCGGGATTCCTTCAGAAATCACCGGCTACTGGTCGCTCTGGCAGATTTCCATCCTTTATGATTCAGCGCTCCGTTCTCAACACTCAGCACTCACGCGCGAAAGGCGCATGCTGCCTCTCTTCCTGGCCGATAACGGCAGGGTCTACATGCCGACGGCCAGACACATCTGGGATCAACTTTTGGCGGAAAACATAAAGATACGGTCTTTTCTTGACCCTGAGGTATCCCACTCCACTTTCAAAAAACTGCAAAACGCTGCGGAAGAGCACGGGAAGCCCGTTTACGAAGCGCTTGTGCAAGAGTACCTGGGCCGCATTGCACGCGAGCGCGAGAGGGCTGACTATGCCTTTGCCGCGCGCCGCAGGACCGCCCAGCGGATTGGTCTGCCCCAGGTCCGTAATTATCGCTTGAACCTCCTCGCGCAAGAGGAGCGGAGTTTCCACGAGCAGCTCGATCAAAAGGCCCATGCCTTGCCCGAGCTTTCGCCGCTCATTGTCATTCGCGTTGAAAGCTCGGGCTCATATGAGTGA
- a CDS encoding DNA methyltransferase → MGDEGPVECLGITFPNDEERRKHFLGLLREALQELREKLSVPFTGVDDTYKRLKSLHHWPLGNDEQIRGLAQRIARAASETRDSESATRDLLGLYKDEVGFPIGSDEDILALSDPPYYTACPNPFIADFIKHYGKPYDPSQPYSREPFAADVSEGKNDPIYNAHAYHTKVPHKAIMRYILHYTEPGDVVFDGFCGTGMTGVAAQMCGDRAAVQSLGYRVDNDGTIYQQETDEKGKRVWKPFSKLGARRAILNDLSPAATFIAYNYNTPVDVKAFEREAKRILKEVEDECGWMYRTIRTEVEAVRTESPETWAQKIQACSTIDEIRSLLTPQSSARSPIHFALGKINYTVWSDVFVCPECIKEVIFWEAAVDKKAGKVHDTFFCPHCHASLSKRTMDRAWVTRYDKAIGQTVRQAKQVPVLINYSVGKQRFQKLPDAFDLALIQKIEELDIPYWFPTDRMPDGDESRRNDSIGITHVHHFYTKRNLWVLDVFSQHCLKRLLHALWVVTACTEGSSLLNRERPFGLPSKLSGTLYVSSLVREINSLAFLKRKIKKYTTRGLVSYVAIASRSSSFLDESDSSFDYIFTDPPFGGNLMYSELNFIWESWLRVFTNNKPEAVENKVQGKGLAEYQRLMTECFKEFYRVLKPGRWMTVEFHNSKNAVWNAIQEALQTAGFVIADVRTLDKQQGSFKQVTSASAVKQDLIISCYKPNGGLEERFKLKAGTEEGVWDFIRNHLKQLPVFVSKDGKAEVVAERQNYLLFDRMVAFHVQRGVTVPMSAAEFYAGLAQRFPERDGMYFLPEQVAEYDKKRMTVREVLQLQLFVTDESSAIQWLKQQLTKKPQTFQEIHPKFLKEIGGWQKHEKTLELSELLQQNFLRYDGKGPIPAQILSWMKQSEEMRKLIQQELATGRAMEEKGSLSTQSSVLITRAKDRWYVPDPNKAGDLEKLRERSLIKEFEDYRTSSQKRLKVLRLEAVRAGFKKAWQERDYTTIIAVARKIPDKILQEDPKLLMWYDQALTRLGEEESHK, encoded by the coding sequence ATGGGGGATGAGGGGCCCGTCGAATGCCTCGGCATAACGTTTCCAAACGATGAGGAGCGCCGGAAGCATTTCCTCGGCCTTCTGCGCGAGGCTTTACAGGAACTACGGGAAAAACTGTCTGTTCCCTTCACCGGTGTAGATGATACCTACAAGCGTTTAAAATCCCTTCACCATTGGCCGTTGGGTAACGATGAACAAATCCGAGGGCTTGCCCAGCGCATAGCCCGCGCCGCATCCGAAACCCGAGACTCGGAATCCGCAACCCGCGACCTTCTGGGCCTCTACAAGGACGAAGTCGGATTCCCCATCGGCTCGGACGAGGACATCCTGGCGCTTTCCGACCCGCCGTACTACACCGCGTGCCCGAACCCGTTCATTGCCGATTTCATCAAGCATTACGGCAAGCCCTATGACCCGAGCCAGCCTTACAGCCGCGAACCGTTCGCCGCGGATGTGAGCGAGGGCAAGAACGACCCGATCTACAACGCCCATGCCTACCACACCAAGGTGCCGCACAAGGCCATCATGCGATACATCCTCCATTACACGGAACCGGGGGATGTTGTCTTCGATGGATTCTGCGGAACAGGCATGACCGGCGTAGCGGCCCAGATGTGCGGCGACAGGGCGGCGGTCCAATCCCTCGGCTATAGGGTGGATAATGACGGCACCATCTACCAGCAGGAAACCGATGAAAAAGGCAAGCGTGTCTGGAAGCCCTTTTCCAAGCTCGGTGCCCGCCGCGCAATCCTCAATGACCTATCGCCTGCCGCCACCTTCATCGCCTACAACTACAACACCCCGGTGGATGTGAAGGCCTTTGAGAGAGAAGCCAAACGCATTCTCAAAGAGGTCGAGGACGAATGCGGCTGGATGTATCGGACGATCAGGACCGAGGTTGAAGCAGTGAGGACTGAGTCGCCGGAAACGTGGGCACAGAAAATCCAGGCATGTAGTACCATCGACGAGATCCGTTCCCTGCTCACTCCGCAGTCCTCAGCACGCAGCCCTATTCACTTTGCCCTAGGCAAAATCAACTACACCGTCTGGTCCGATGTCTTTGTCTGCCCCGAATGCATTAAAGAGGTCATCTTCTGGGAGGCGGCGGTGGACAAAAAGGCAGGCAAGGTCCACGATACGTTTTTCTGTCCCCACTGTCACGCCAGCCTCTCAAAGCGCACCATGGACCGCGCTTGGGTGACGAGATACGACAAAGCCATCGGCCAGACCGTTCGACAAGCCAAGCAGGTGCCGGTGCTCATCAACTACAGCGTAGGCAAGCAGCGGTTCCAGAAACTCCCCGACGCCTTTGACCTTGCACTCATCCAGAAGATCGAAGAACTGGACATCCCCTATTGGTTTCCCACAGACCGGATGCCGGATGGCGATGAATCACGTCGAAATGACAGTATCGGCATCACCCATGTGCACCATTTTTATACGAAGCGCAATTTGTGGGTGCTCGATGTTTTCTCACAACATTGTCTTAAAAGGTTATTACATGCCTTATGGGTTGTAACTGCATGCACGGAGGGCTCATCGTTGCTGAATCGTGAGCGCCCATTCGGACTTCCGAGTAAACTATCGGGTACTTTGTATGTAAGCTCTTTGGTAAGAGAAATTAATTCGTTGGCATTTCTGAAACGTAAAATCAAGAAATATACAACCCGCGGTTTAGTTTCGTATGTTGCGATAGCTTCAAGGTCATCGTCCTTTCTTGATGAGTCCGATTCATCTTTTGACTACATATTTACCGACCCCCCTTTCGGTGGGAACCTGATGTATTCGGAGCTTAACTTCATTTGGGAATCTTGGCTCAGGGTCTTTACCAACAACAAGCCCGAAGCTGTGGAGAACAAGGTTCAGGGTAAGGGTTTGGCCGAATACCAGCGCCTGATGACCGAATGCTTTAAGGAATTCTACCGGGTGCTGAAGCCGGGCCGCTGGATGACCGTAGAATTCCACAATTCAAAAAATGCCGTCTGGAACGCCATTCAAGAGGCGCTGCAAACGGCAGGGTTTGTCATTGCGGACGTCCGCACTTTGGATAAACAGCAGGGATCTTTTAAGCAGGTGACTTCGGCATCCGCCGTCAAGCAGGATCTAATCATCTCCTGCTACAAGCCCAACGGAGGGCTTGAGGAGCGGTTTAAACTCAAAGCGGGAACGGAGGAAGGCGTCTGGGACTTCATCCGTAATCATCTCAAGCAGCTCCCGGTGTTCGTCTCCAAGGATGGCAAGGCCGAAGTGGTTGCCGAGCGCCAGAACTATCTGCTTTTCGACCGCATGGTGGCCTTCCACGTTCAGCGCGGCGTCACCGTGCCTATGTCCGCAGCGGAGTTTTATGCCGGGCTTGCCCAGCGCTTTCCGGAACGGGACGGCATGTACTTCCTTCCTGAACAGGTGGCCGAATACGACAAAAAGCGCATGACGGTCCGCGAGGTTTTACAGCTCCAGCTTTTTGTCACGGATGAGTCGTCGGCCATCCAGTGGCTCAAGCAGCAGCTCACCAAGAAGCCCCAAACCTTCCAAGAAATTCACCCGAAGTTCCTAAAGGAAATCGGCGGCTGGCAGAAGCACGAGAAAACGCTGGAGCTTTCGGAACTGTTGCAGCAAAACTTCCTTCGCTATGATGGCAAGGGACCGATCCCCGCCCAGATCCTCTCGTGGATGAAACAGAGTGAGGAGATGCGCAAGCTCATCCAGCAGGAACTTGCAACTGGACGGGCGATGGAGGAAAAGGGCTCACTCAGCACTCAGTCCTCAGTCCTCATCACTCGCGCCAAGGACCGCTGGTACGTGCCCGATCCGAACAAGGCCGGCGACCTGGAGAAACTGCGCGAGCGCTCGTTGATCAAGGAATTTGAGGACTATCGGACGTCCAGCCAGAAGCGCCTAAAGGTGCTCCGTCTCGAGGCGGTTCGGGCTGGATTCAAAAAGGCCTGGCAGGAGCGCGACTACACGACAATTATCGCCGTGGCCCGCAAGATTCCCGACAAAATCCTCCAGGAAGACCCCAAGCTCCTCATGTGGTACGACCAAGCGTTAACCCGCTTGGGGGAGGAGGAGAGCCACAAATGA
- a CDS encoding ATP-binding protein, which produces MGATELEMKALLAKGETITVEFKSDLKVLPDRDLLAAVVAMANTKGGRVLLGVEDDGTVTGVHPNHQNTVGLAALIANRTNPSVAVKGELIDWGDKKILSIHVPKSRSIVSTSDGLVLRRRLLASGRPEAVPFYPHEFIRRQSALGLIDPSAIALVALSAEDLNPLERQRLREALRRYGGDRTLLPLADEELDAALGLTTTVDGVRRPTVAGLLLMGREELIRQHLPAHEVAFQVLEGTDVRVNELFRKPFLQTFKEVEVLFKARVVEEEIQVGLFRVPIPNFDRRAFREGFINALVHCDYASLGAVHVRLDDDGLTMINPGGFVEGVTIQNLSTVPPRSRNPLLADIFKRIGLAERTGRGIDRIYEGMLRYGRPAPDYTQSTASLVVLLLSRADADTAFLKMILSYEQRTGAPMPINSLIVLSRLRQEPRLTTTDLVQYTQKSEISTRATLEKLVEAGLVDAQGSSRGRSYILIVKVYKKSGQKASYVRQVEFDPIQQEQMVLTYIDKHGSIKRADVMELCRLSGPQAYHLLNRLRKQGKILKHGEKRHAFYTRKS; this is translated from the coding sequence ATGGGTGCAACTGAACTTGAGATGAAAGCTCTTTTGGCCAAAGGAGAAACGATCACGGTCGAATTCAAGAGCGATCTCAAGGTCTTGCCGGATCGGGATCTCCTGGCCGCTGTCGTCGCCATGGCGAACACCAAAGGTGGTAGGGTTCTGCTGGGGGTCGAGGATGACGGCACCGTCACTGGAGTTCACCCGAACCATCAGAATACAGTCGGGCTGGCCGCGTTGATTGCGAATCGGACGAACCCTTCCGTGGCTGTCAAAGGGGAACTCATCGATTGGGGCGACAAGAAGATCCTCTCTATTCATGTGCCTAAATCCCGTTCCATCGTCTCCACGAGCGATGGGCTGGTGTTGCGCCGTCGTCTTCTGGCGTCCGGCAGGCCTGAAGCCGTACCCTTCTATCCCCACGAATTCATTCGACGCCAATCTGCTCTAGGACTCATAGATCCATCCGCCATCGCGCTGGTGGCACTCAGTGCTGAAGATTTGAACCCACTGGAGCGGCAGCGTTTACGCGAGGCTTTACGCCGTTACGGCGGCGATAGGACGCTGCTGCCATTGGCCGATGAGGAACTGGACGCTGCTCTTGGTCTTACAACCACCGTTGACGGGGTGCGACGGCCAACGGTGGCCGGTCTCTTACTCATGGGACGCGAAGAGCTGATCCGACAGCATCTTCCTGCACATGAAGTTGCTTTTCAGGTTCTGGAAGGCACGGACGTCCGTGTCAACGAGTTATTCCGCAAGCCATTCCTGCAAACCTTTAAAGAAGTCGAGGTGCTCTTCAAGGCCAGGGTGGTCGAAGAAGAGATTCAGGTAGGTCTCTTTCGTGTGCCCATTCCCAATTTCGACCGGCGCGCATTCCGGGAGGGATTCATCAACGCGTTGGTCCATTGCGATTATGCTTCCTTGGGAGCCGTACATGTCCGGTTGGATGATGATGGCCTGACTATGATCAATCCGGGTGGATTTGTGGAAGGTGTGACGATCCAGAACCTCTCAACTGTTCCACCCCGTTCTCGGAATCCCCTGCTGGCCGACATTTTCAAGCGAATCGGACTGGCCGAGCGTACCGGCCGCGGCATTGACCGGATTTATGAAGGCATGCTCCGCTACGGCCGACCGGCCCCTGACTACACCCAGTCGACCGCTTCATTGGTGGTGCTGCTATTGAGCCGGGCGGACGCGGACACCGCCTTTCTCAAAATGATTCTTTCCTACGAACAGCGAACCGGCGCTCCCATGCCCATTAACAGCCTGATTGTCCTTTCCCGGCTCCGTCAAGAACCGCGTCTGACGACCACCGACCTGGTCCAATACACCCAAAAATCTGAAATATCGACCCGGGCAACGCTGGAAAAACTGGTGGAGGCAGGGCTCGTGGACGCACAAGGAAGCAGCCGCGGGCGATCTTACATCTTGATCGTCAAAGTGTACAAGAAATCAGGCCAGAAGGCCTCCTATGTCCGCCAGGTGGAGTTCGACCCGATCCAGCAGGAACAGATGGTTCTGACCTACATTGATAAACACGGTTCCATCAAAAGGGCTGATGTCATGGAGTTGTGCAGGCTTTCCGGTCCACAAGCATATCACTTGCTTAACCGGCTGCGAAAACAAGGGAAAATCCTTAAGCACGGGGAAAAACGCCATGCTTTCTATACACGAAAATCGTGA